The following nucleotide sequence is from Malania oleifera isolate guangnan ecotype guangnan chromosome 4, ASM2987363v1, whole genome shotgun sequence.
aaaaccaagccttggtccaactaagtggggtcggctatatgaatccttttcccccaatttatgcgatcatggaccatttcttttgatagattcaaagacattaaatccttactcactatttcctcccaagttattttaggtctacccctaccccttctactgcccccacagtaactaagtcactcttcctcacaggtgcactataaggcctacgttgcaagtgtccataccatctgactcgtccttcccttatcttatcttctataggacctacacctaacttaccacgaatatgttcattccttaatttatcttttaatgttataccactcatccatctaagcatcctcatctcggcaacttttactttttggatattatgtttcttcgtcgcccaacattctgatccatatagcatagctggtcttatagctgtcctataaaacttccctttcaattttaagggtattctacgatcacatagaacacttgaagaacttctccattttacccaacctgttttaactctatgcattacatcatcttcaatttctccttcagcttgcataatagatccaaggtatcgaaatctacaagtgctatttattttttcatcatcaagtttaactttgtctccaatattcctcctatcattactaaaattacatttcatatattctgttttatttctactaatcttaaagcctctagattccaaagcttctctccataattctaactcagcctctactccatccctagtttcgtcaattaatacaatatcatctgcaaacaacatacaccatggaacctccttttgaatactcttagtcaattggtccatcactaaagcaaaaagataaggactcaaagcagatccttgatgtacacctatggtaattggaaattctttagtttctccatctatagtctttacactagtcattactccatcgtacatatccttaatgacatcggtatacctacaacatacaccctttttttctaaaacccaccatagaacttccctaggtatcctatcatatgctttctcaaggtcaataaatatcatatgcaagtccctcttcttttccctaaacttttccattaatcttcttaaaagataaatagcttctgtggtagatctcccaggcataaaaccaaattgattttctgagatcttcgtttctaaccttaatctttgttcaactactctttcccatagtttcatcgtatgactcataagtttaattccacgatagttattacaattttgaatatctcctttatttttgtatataggtattaaagtacttttcctccattcatctggcattttcttagtttttacaattgtattaaataaattagttaaccatataattccgttatcacccaagcatttccaaacttcaattgggatgttatttggtcccatagctttcccatttttcatcttttttagtgcaaacttaacttcgttaactctaatttttcgaataaatcttatatttttagtctttcctcatttgacaattctaaatttaagccttctatttgattttcgttaaacaacttactaaagtaacttcgccatctttctttaatatcttcatccttaaccaagacaatatcatcctcactttttatacattttatatttcctaagtccttgttcttcctttctctagctttagcaagtttaaatatatctctttccccttctttggtacctaatctatcatacaaactattaaatgatctatatttagcttcactaacggccctttttgcatcttttcttgcctccttatatttttcaaagttatcgctgtttctacatttttgccacgttttataccaaattctttgtctttatgattttttgtacatctttatcccaccaccaactttctttgctatttgagaatcttccccttgattcgcctaaaatctcttttgctatctttttaatagagctagctaatctattccaaagagtatttgaatctatcccatcctctaaggtccaatccccatctttgatcattttatctttaaattttattatattttctccttttaggttccaccatctagttctcctacattggtttattttatcctttttcttccattttttaatgcatatatctaacactaagactctatgttgtgcggttagactttcacctggaataactttacaatccttgcatgatacatgatctaccctcctagttaaaaaaacaatctatttgacttctattttgtccacttttaaaggttattaagtgttcttctctcttcttaaagcaagtattcattatactaaaatcatatgacatagcaaagtctaagatcatcaccccagactcatttttgtctccatatccatatcctctatgtatcctttcataatttttattatctcttccaacgtgtccattcaaatctcctcctataaatattttctcagtccctggtatgccttgtataatactatccatatcttcccaaaattgtctcttaagattttctgctaagccaacttgaggagcataagcactaatgatatttattatctcttgtcctaataccattttgatttttataattctatcccttactctaattacatccacaaagctatcttttaagtttttgtctataataatgcctactttCATTactgctggtagtaatgaatgcataaaatacCAGAAtttcaaatttatacctgagtagTGATCTAATAGTGCACCTAAGCCCATCGTGATCCTTCTGGTCTCCCGAGCTGAAACTCtctgcaatatgaacaatgtcatctctgccctaagtctGTAGCTCCAACTGCATCACATACccatttatactatgatattgttGACCTAAGATATAACTTCCTACATTTCTGCCTtgagtatctaactccacctgaattacATTTTTACTGCTGCTacagttttctggcatttgtttctctttcttTACCTGTGTACActgccccatgactttatcaccaaaagtcatgacctcgatcacccctttgtttgtcATAGGATCACCCAGTTTGCACTCACATTTCTTATACCCCGAAAAGATGTACTGTCCGGACATAACACCAAGcttagatcctccatcactagaatagtgcacttgtggacatccactcacacccgagtagtctaccgcaaaacttGCCTATAATTTACCTGCAACTCTCTCACCTAGTGATGCATTTGGCGATTGGTTAAACGAAAAAcgcgtcatactcactgacttcaccaagaagttcccTACAAGTCCTACATATAACTTgtcctgctcacaaaactccttgaacgaAACCAACGTACTCAGTCCCAATGTCTGACCTGAGGATCTCTCTCCTgatctggttctccacctcaaccacaaatTAAACCTAGTAAACACCTcaaacttgtgccacatgagatacaccaagacctttcgtgataaactcGTAAAAACATATATCTACCCCGTGATGCTACCTCTCCGGTCCCTAAAcatttgaatacatgtagtcGCCCATATGccttaaccgcatatgccacataACATCTGACTCAAATTCtatagctgcagctccacctacaactgtaacaccctgcagtgtatagatatttcccgctatcAAGTTACCTGCACATACTTTCATttccccactttcagacttgtaactatatccgttacaatctaaagtgcccaatgaagtcatattcttccttagatccggtacatgccttacatcacataaggcTCTCACaataccatcatacattttgattttgacatttccaataccaattatTTTGTATGAAATATCATGTCCCATCAAAACACTATCAGTATTAACTAACCTATTGTTGTTGAAGCATTTTCTATTTAcggtcatgtgataagagcatccagtatctaggatccaagaataaTCTGTGAGGCACTCTGAACCCAATGAAATACATAGCATATCATCATCATTGCTTCCTGAGTCTCATTCCActacatttgtagattttgacggacccttagacatatatcagcTTTCCAGTTTTCGCCAAACTGATgtcggagaatcctcatccatgataTGATACAATATGTCATGAGCCAAACAAAGTTGGATGGTTGATACAACTTGCTTCATCCATGCTTTCTGGTTGAATTCcgtataaagccttcaccatcccttgctgcactaagagatccttcacccttctctgccacaaacTGAAATCCCCGATTCCATCAAACTCGACAATGTAAAATTTTACAGATGAAGATCCGGAGGCCAAAAAAACCCAAATTGCACAGCAGAATATATGTGTAGGATCAAACACAATGCAGTAAATGATAAATATACAAAACAATCGACAACCACAGcaagtaaatgaaagcaagaacaacaaataacacaaagaattacgtggtttggcaattcTTACATCCACGAGAGGAAATggcaaggattcactatcttgtccaaattacaagaacaatacaTTGATCCTCTCAACTATTACAACCATCTCTCAACCATCCTCTACAAATACATCTAAgaagacatataaatagagttctcggtccctccaaaccccaaccatattaacattcacctttcaaaatttgaaatctgcgttGGGTAtcccgagccaaaccgtcgacattttgggccaaaccgttgacggtttcagacaGAATGTAAATTGTTTGAAATACTACAAATCTTCGAAGGTTAGAGCCCTACCGTCAATGGTTTTCCCTGCTACTacttgatttccttcatgctttccctttGAATATGTCTTCAACTCGGTATGTAAGCCATATATCACAACAAATATCCTTTGCATATGAATGTCTTGCCTATGTGCtctattttcatttgttttgatGCCTTTCTAGTCTCTCGTGGTTATTGATACTTATTTGGTGGTCGTGCCTACAGGTTTTGAACGTGTGATTATCGACTAACTTGAGTCACTCGATTCTAGGAGAGCTCTTGACGAGTGCGGCACGGCCCTAAATTAAGTCTTATTCAGGGGTttgtgacagttggtatcagagcttgtgTGTGAGCACCATGAGTAGTAGCATGAGAACCTCAAAGTCTGAAAATACAAAACGCGTTGAGGCACTTGAGGCAAGAGTGGCAAAACTTGAAACCTTGGAGACAAAGTtctttgaactccaagggttggtgaTGGAATTGTTAAAAAAGAAAGgcgtgccaatagagcttgaggccgccaGAGAAAACATTAGAGGAAACCTTTATTGTCAACTTGAGGAAAGAATTGTGGAACTTGAGGAATTCATTCCACATATAAAATCCCTGTAGAAAaggccaatagagcttgaggccttctaGAGGAACAttgagcagttggaagcctttgagaatAGGCTAAAACACATTGAGGGCATGTTGCCATCCATTACATCTCAAGGGAgggagccaatagagcttgaggcctccctatgGGAGTTAACTGAAAATTTTTATTTGCTTGCAGAAAACATGAAAGAGTCCACTGTTGCCTTGAAAGAAGATCTGAAGAGAATACGCCACTTCCAAAACACAATGGACCAATTTCTATACAACTTATAGAAGATGAGTGTAAGATTGAATGTAGTGGTGCAAATGTCCCGTAGGCCAATAACTGATACCATTGAGGGGATTCAAATAAAGTTAGCGAAACCAAAAAGTTATGGGGGCACCCGAGATGCAAAGGAACTAGATAATTTCATCTTCGACCTAGAACACTACTTTAAGTGCTCACAAATCGAATCAAAAGAGGACCAAGTGAACATCACAAGAGTATGCCTTTCTAGGGATGCTAAGTTATGGTGGAGAACCAAATGCAAAGACATGCAGTTCAATCGATGTACTATTGATAACTGGGAGGGATTGAAACAAGCATTGAAGACACAATTTTATTCTGAGAACGTAGAGTACATGGCGTGGTGCAAAGTATATAATTTATAGCAAATAGGCTCGATAAGGAGTTATGTATGGCAGTTCCAGACCCTAATTCTTGGTATTAAAGACATGACTGAAGCTGATAGGCTATTCCATTTCCTTCGGGGACTGAAGACTTGGCCAAAGAACGAGCTGCTAAGGCAAGGGGTCTGTGACCTCCCCTCTGCTCTTGTAGCAGCCGATCGACTAGATGATTTTTCATAGGTTCTATAAAAAGGAAGTATCCAATGACTGCCAATAATGAACAGAAGCCCAACAAGGTGTATAAACCTACAAACAGGGGAGGTAACAGAGGAACTAATGGTTCTTGGAGAGATAGAAGGTCTTCAACAACTAGGGACTTGAAGAGCAGACAAATAGAGGGCAGGGAGTACTGACCACCGATTTCAGGCTTTCTTTGCATGGGACCTCATCACGAAGCGGAGTGCCCCGAACGAAAGGCCTTGAATACCCTGAAAGCCCTACGAGAGGGAACAAAAACCCCGAAATTAGACTCAGGAGAGAAACAAGAGATGGTGCATTGGAGCGTCAAGCAATGACTAACAAGCCTCAGGCAAAGGGTCTAATGTATGTGGATCTATGGTTGAATGGGAAGATGACCAAGGCCATGATTGACACTAGCGCCACACATAATTTTATTGCCTGCAGGCACGAGCACCAGATAAGTATCAATAACCACGAGAGTCTAGAAAGGCGTCAATACAAATGACAATAGAGCACATAGGCAAGGCATTCGTATGCAAAGGATATTCGTAAAACAATAAGGTACAACCCTGTCCCAAACACCAACACAATGATGAAAAAGTACTACTTCTCATATTCAATTCAAGAGAACAATCATACAATCATTGACGCAGGAAATCAAATATTCATTATAAACCCTTGGAGAATACATGTAAAGCaatctcctcccccccccccccgcccccccccccccccccatttatcccattacattgtcactccctaacacttAGCTTAATTAAACACTGCCCACCAATCACTGGAGTTCAAATATCAGTGAAGCAAAAGACCTAACCAAATATCTTTAGAACATGAACAGCTGATAAGGATATTTGGTCTATGCACAATATGCTGGGAAACAATGAGTAAGAGCACGAATACCCAAGTTCTGCTGCCTACCCCTgttgctgaattttttttttttaatctctgaATATTAGGGTCTTGCTTTTCTAATAATGGTTTGAATAATGCTGGTTCAATTATGCCTCACTGAAATATTTCTGGAGGTTGGAAACTTTATTTTAGCACGTTACCCTTTCACTTGAATCACTTTCTATTTTTACCCTTCGATAAGCTTTCAGATTTTGTTAGATAAAGGTCTGCGCCTGCGGTGAATCTGGTTATTCTAATATGTATTATGTGCCACATGTTCAATGAAAATACCAGTGAGGAAAAGAATGAACAGTAATAATGGGTTTTGTTTTTACACCAAGGTTTTTCTTCTGAAAGCTAAAGCTTCCCTCTGTTTTGTTGAGAAAAACTACTAGGAAGTAAAAGGCAAACAGTGTTGTGTTAATTGAACATTttcatttccaaaaaaataataataataatctcttgcacacacacacacaaacacacacaataGTTAAAAGGGGAAAATGGGCGTTGTGTTGAAAAAGGTTTTTTCatttgcccaaaaaaaaaaaaaaaagcatatacacacacacacccaaaACCAGAGACCTCCATAAGAATCTTAGCCAGAGCAACAAAGAGCAATCAACATACCACAAAAAGGAAAAGTAATTTGTCCCCCCttaatacccaaaaaaaaaaagcccatTTATTGCCAAAAAAACACTATCATTGGGCTTATTAATAAGATTAGAAATGAGCAACAATTTTTCATCTAATGTGCATAATAATGAGCAAAATTGACTAAAAGAATTTTTATTGATGCAACCCCTGATTCCTTTCCTTCTCCTTCCAAACATGATAAATTGTCCCAAACCAGCCTAGTTTGAGAAGAATGACAAATAAAGTCTTACCTCTCAGTCATTGCTTAGCTCAATCAGAGACTACCTACTAATCACCAGGAACTCTAGAAACATCAGATGAGAGAATTAACTCATGTATCTTTATAATAGAAACAGCCAATAAAAGATATGGTCTTTTGGCTCTTGCCCCCAATTGCTTTGTAAACAATGAAAAGCATGAATACCCGAGTTCTGCAGCCCATCCGTACCACTTAATTCTTAACAACTGAATGATAGGTTGTGtttgtattatttttaatttcccaaaaataagACTCATCTTAAGTCAATCatacagttcagattcagttGCATGGGGCTTCTTATTTTATTGGATCATAAATAATGAAATTTggaatttcatatttttacctCATTCTTACGTTTTGCTCAGTGGGTTAACTGTATGGAACTCTACATGAAAATAAAGCTTTTTCTGTGGTGTATAGAATTCTTAATATATGACTCCCATTAGAAAGTTTAAACGACCATTATTTTGTTGCAAAGTATTTGATTAATCAGTAGCTGCCCTAAAAATTCTCCAACATGCACACGCATACAAGAGAGATATGATAAACATAaaacacatgcacatgcacatgcacacgcAATGTACACCATTGTGTGAAAGaatgcacacatgcacacactaaacagtTGGTTGAGGTTGCAAAGAAGGATTTGATTTTGATGTACTTCCAACTTTTTTACAATATTTTGCCCTAAATTATACATAATGAGTGAAAAGGATTTATGTTCGTGTTATTCACTTATCATCATTTCTATTCTGTCTGAGATACTCCTTTGATGTGTTTGATTCTATTTATAACTGAATTCCCTGAAAGTAGCCTACTTTTGGGAGAGAATTTGTATAAATACTTCAATATCTATCAATCTTGAGAATGTAATTTGAACTACAAAAATGTTTTCACTAATGCGATCGACATTTTATCTGCATGCAGAGATGGTCATTCCTCCACCAGTCAGGCCACCTAGGCTCACAAACTTTCTAAAGCCTTATGTCCTGAGGATGCACTTTTCTATCGAGTGCGTGAGTGCCCAAGTGTTCCATTCACCAACTGCCATGGTAGCCTCTTCTGCAAGCTCACAAGAAAAGGCCTTGAGGTCAAGCATCGGATGCACTCGAGACATGGCAGCTGCTGCAAAAATTGGGAAGATACTGGGCGAGCGCCTACTGCTGAAGAACATACTTGCTGTCTCTGTTGCTTTGAAGAGAGAACAGAAATACCATGGTAAGGTGAAAGCTGTGATAGACAGT
It contains:
- the LOC131154164 gene encoding uncharacterized protein LOC131154164, which produces MVIPPPVRPPRLTNFLKPYVLRMHFSIECVSAQVFHSPTAMVASSASSQEKALRSSIGCTRDMAAAAKIGKILGERLLLKNILAVSVALKREQKYHGKVKAVIDSVREAGVQLI